From Bacteroidota bacterium:
CGACAAGCTCGTAATCGAGAAGGGCTCGATCGCCATCAATGGCATTTCACTCACCGTTAACACCGTCAAATCGGGCCGGCTCACCGTCAATCTGATCCCCCACAGCGTGACACAAACGACTGTCGGCGACTGGAAAGCCGGGGGAAGTGTCAATCTTGAGTTCGATCTTATTGGTAAATATATATTGAAGTTACATGGTAACACCGAAAGTAATAGTTTAATTCGTGATAAGCTCCAAAAAAGCGGATGGTAATAATGGCTGAAGAATATCAATTCAACACCGTAGAAGAAGCCATCGACGACATCAGGGCCGGCAAGTGCGTCATTGTCGCCGATGACGAAGATCGCGAAAACGAAGGCGATCTCATCATGGCGGCCGAAAAAGTCACCCCCGAATGGGTCAACTTCTTCGCCAAGCACGGCCGCGGTCTGATCTGCGTCTGCATGCCGGAAGACCGTATTCGGCTGCTTCAGCTGCACCCGATGGTCGACAACAACACCGCCCTTCACGGCACCCGGTTCACCGTCTCGGTCGATGCTTCCAAGGGGACCACTACCGGCATCTCGGCGGCCGACCGCGCCATCACCGTGCGCACGCTGGCCGATCCGAGCGCAGAACCGGCGGACCTGGCCCGCCCCGGCCACATCTTCCCGATTCAGGCCGTCACCGGCGGCGTTCTCAAGCGCGCCGGTCACACCGAAACCTCGGTTGACCTTGCCCGGCTTGCCGGCCTCAACCCGGTCGGTATGCTGTGCGAAATCATGGATGATGACGGCACTATGGCTCGCGTCCCGCGCCTGGCGAAGTTCGCCAAAGAACACAATCTCAAGTTCATCACGGTCCGCGACCT
This genomic window contains:
- a CDS encoding riboflavin synthase; the protein is LVGGRLGGHFVSGHIDCTGSIEYARMVGESLEIAVTFDRRYDKLVIEKGSIAINGISLTVNTVKSGRLTVNLIPHSVTQTTVGDWKAGGSVNLEFDLIGKYILKLHGNTESNSLIRDKLQKSGW